A single genomic interval of Desulfovibrio sp. harbors:
- a CDS encoding cupin domain-containing protein: MIYRADALDGFEKEMFGGPGTTKFTKIVNEEGLVGKGRLFNVVNLKPGCAIGSHKHNGELEIYYVLKGQGTYDDNGTSMQVKAGDVTVCNDGEVHGILNSGTEDLEMIALILFTK, encoded by the coding sequence ATGATCTATCGCGCTGATGCTCTGGACGGATTTGAAAAAGAAATGTTCGGCGGCCCCGGAACCACCAAGTTCACCAAGATCGTCAATGAAGAAGGCCTGGTCGGCAAGGGCCGCCTGTTCAACGTGGTGAACCTCAAGCCCGGCTGCGCCATCGGCAGTCACAAGCACAACGGCGAACTGGAAATCTACTATGTGCTCAAAGGCCAGGGAACCTATGACGACAACGGCACGTCCATGCAGGTCAAAGCCGGCGACGTCACTGTCTGTAACGACGGCGAAGTGCACGGCATACTCAACAGCGGCACTGAAGACCTGGAAATGATCGCCCTTATCCTGTTTACCAAGTAG
- a CDS encoding mechanosensitive ion channel family protein, with protein MHSISRFLAFFLLILCCFMTEQRALAADAAAPQEPATTTEKPKQDNAAPAGVSPARSADTTPAPAARPEPPVAVPVSPEGAAPAASSSSVVPPAASASSATAPAASASSVTPPAESGAATSASQSEKAEKPEKKEPSKPKVEKKPAPKPKTDKKEAAAPKTDKGEARPAGTDKKEAQGDEQAAEPEEEKGGVLHDPWAMVWSNQHNMLDEVNAKALAMSDSFGDRAFNVSEKVQPFIEEARRLLVLSNTYKNWPNAMEAVSRRLTVTITEVNKILAPLMAARGESQALLERISYLADSLPEDLHDERLSPEMQEYIRSLAMTRLRLTAVLAQYDTALAPSLSLLNRLEKTREEIATQLPALWKDYYLQKPVPWLSASAWTDFSKQMTYSYQGMMLRIPVEVPITLESWGTAVLRFFVCLLFTGVITVMFSRRWLNEKSTPAVRHIFHVTLPWLCVGLALLGSSLSASGEFFRLFLAFGNLSLIVAQIYLAWDLRRLKYPEVQLERSPLWHLIPLTLCAYVLVYLPLVKPLVVLIWMALLIVDIVRMRRRKEQDLGPLHAETSVLETEPVVLWICLVMSIFGLHLYSMVLYLCFVSCSLALQLSLGGMSFVTTISEKLPQEGVRAALAHMAVALAAPVVLVVAFMGVTLWVGTLPGGLPLLQYYILRGVNVGATQFNILHLLMIVSAFYITRTAVSMGSRFLGRLPKQGLQIDATLIPPIQTAFSYALWCFFGLFVLKALGMELSNLAMVAGGLSVGIGFGMQTIVNNFLSGLILIFSRTLQAGDVVEVGGTQGRVRKISVRATMVETFDNALIIVPNSEFVASRLINWTRNSRTVRKEIKIGVAYGSDTAVVMRILLGTANANSNVLKYPPPAVNFADFGASTLDFSLTFWVRDYDVGSSTASDIRLEIEKEFRKQRIEVAFPQLDIHIKDIAPRLKSARPASEQPISRRPTRRPRRRPSAPAGADGATAKPAPSKAEDDEDES; from the coding sequence ATGCACTCCATATCCCGTTTTCTTGCTTTTTTTCTGCTGATCCTGTGCTGTTTCATGACGGAACAGCGGGCACTGGCCGCCGACGCGGCCGCGCCGCAAGAACCGGCCACCACCACCGAAAAACCCAAACAGGACAATGCCGCCCCCGCAGGCGTCAGCCCTGCCCGTAGCGCCGACACGACGCCCGCGCCCGCCGCGCGGCCGGAACCCCCGGTTGCCGTGCCCGTAAGCCCCGAAGGCGCGGCCCCGGCCGCCTCTTCTTCGTCTGTCGTGCCCCCGGCCGCCTCTGCTTCGTCTGCCACGGCCCCGGCCGCCTCTGCTTCGTCTGTCACGCCCCCGGCCGAATCCGGCGCGGCAACCTCCGCGTCACAATCGGAAAAAGCGGAAAAGCCGGAGAAAAAAGAGCCCTCCAAGCCCAAGGTCGAAAAAAAGCCCGCGCCCAAGCCCAAGACCGATAAAAAAGAAGCCGCCGCGCCCAAGACCGACAAGGGTGAAGCCCGCCCTGCCGGAACCGACAAAAAAGAGGCGCAGGGCGACGAGCAGGCAGCCGAGCCGGAAGAGGAAAAAGGCGGCGTGCTGCACGACCCCTGGGCCATGGTCTGGAGCAACCAGCACAACATGCTTGACGAGGTCAACGCCAAGGCTCTGGCCATGAGCGACTCCTTTGGCGACCGCGCCTTCAACGTGAGCGAAAAGGTGCAGCCCTTTATTGAAGAGGCGCGCCGTCTGCTTGTGTTGAGCAATACCTATAAAAACTGGCCCAACGCCATGGAGGCCGTCAGCCGCCGTCTGACGGTGACCATCACGGAAGTGAACAAGATCCTCGCGCCCCTGATGGCCGCGCGCGGGGAGTCGCAGGCCCTGCTTGAGCGCATCAGCTATCTTGCCGACAGCCTGCCCGAAGACCTGCACGATGAGCGCCTGAGCCCTGAAATGCAGGAATACATCCGCTCGCTTGCCATGACCCGCCTGCGGCTTACAGCGGTGCTGGCCCAGTACGACACGGCCCTGGCCCCTTCGCTGTCCCTGCTCAACCGGCTGGAAAAAACCCGCGAAGAAATCGCCACCCAGCTTCCCGCCCTGTGGAAGGACTATTATCTGCAAAAGCCGGTTCCCTGGCTCAGCGCGTCGGCCTGGACGGATTTTTCCAAGCAGATGACCTATTCCTATCAGGGCATGATGCTGCGCATCCCCGTTGAGGTGCCCATCACGCTGGAAAGCTGGGGCACAGCCGTGCTGCGGTTTTTCGTCTGCCTGCTGTTCACGGGCGTCATTACCGTGATGTTCTCACGCCGCTGGCTCAACGAAAAATCCACCCCTGCGGTCAGACACATCTTTCATGTAACCCTGCCCTGGCTTTGTGTGGGCCTGGCCCTTCTTGGCAGTTCGCTGTCCGCGTCGGGCGAGTTTTTCAGGCTGTTTCTGGCATTCGGCAACCTGAGCCTCATTGTGGCCCAGATATATCTGGCCTGGGATCTGCGGCGGCTCAAATATCCCGAGGTGCAGCTCGAGCGCTCGCCCCTCTGGCATCTTATCCCGCTGACCCTGTGCGCCTACGTGCTTGTGTACCTGCCGCTGGTCAAGCCGCTGGTGGTTCTTATCTGGATGGCCCTGCTCATTGTGGACATTGTCCGCATGCGCCGCCGCAAGGAACAGGACCTCGGCCCCCTGCACGCGGAAACATCCGTGCTGGAAACAGAACCCGTGGTGCTGTGGATATGCCTCGTCATGAGCATCTTCGGCCTGCACCTGTACAGCATGGTGCTCTACCTCTGCTTTGTGTCCTGCTCCCTGGCGCTGCAGCTGTCTCTGGGCGGCATGAGCTTTGTGACCACCATTAGCGAAAAGCTGCCCCAGGAGGGCGTGCGCGCCGCTCTGGCCCACATGGCCGTGGCTCTGGCCGCTCCCGTGGTGCTGGTTGTGGCCTTTATGGGCGTCACCCTGTGGGTGGGCACCCTGCCCGGCGGCCTGCCCCTGCTGCAATACTACATCCTGCGGGGCGTCAATGTGGGGGCAACGCAGTTCAACATCCTGCATTTGCTCATGATCGTCAGCGCCTTCTACATCACGCGCACTGCCGTGAGCATGGGTTCGCGCTTTCTGGGCCGCCTGCCCAAGCAGGGCCTGCAAATAGACGCTACCCTCATTCCCCCCATTCAGACGGCGTTTTCCTACGCCCTCTGGTGCTTCTTCGGCCTTTTCGTGCTCAAGGCCCTTGGCATGGAACTGAGCAACCTCGCCATGGTGGCTGGTGGTCTTTCCGTGGGTATCGGTTTTGGCATGCAGACCATCGTCAACAACTTCCTTTCCGGCCTCATCCTGATTTTCAGCCGTACGCTGCAGGCTGGCGACGTGGTGGAAGTGGGCGGCACCCAGGGGCGGGTACGCAAGATCAGCGTGCGCGCCACCATGGTGGAAACCTTTGACAATGCCCTGATCATCGTGCCCAACTCGGAATTTGTGGCCAGCCGCCTCATCAACTGGACGCGCAACAGCCGCACCGTGCGCAAGGAGATCAAGATAGGCGTCGCCTACGGCAGCGACACTGCCGTAGTCATGCGCATCCTGCTGGGCACGGCCAACGCCAACAGCAATGTGCTCAAGTACCCCCCGCCAGCCGTGAACTTTGCGGACTTTGGCGCCAGCACCCTTGATTTCAGTTTGACCTTCTGGGTACGCGACTATGACGTGGGCTCTTCCACCGCGTCGGACATCCGCCTGGAAATAGAAAAAGAGTTCCGCAAACAGCGTATTGAAGTGGCCTTCCCGCAGCTGGATATCCACATCAAGGATATTGCGCCACGCCTGAAAAGCGCCCGCCCGGCATCGGAGCAACCGATAAGCAGGCGGCCCACCAGGCGTCCCCGGCGCAGGCCATCCGCCCCGGCGGGAGCGGACGGCGCAACGGCCAAGCCCGCACCGAGCAAGGCCGAGGATGACGAAGACGAATCATAG
- a CDS encoding DUF362 domain-containing protein has product MEKPSVSAHAVPVALARCEGYDRRSLDQLVGEVLDAARIAQSCSLKVGTKVLVKPNLLMGKSLACTSPGVVAAACRWLRDHGAQMAVADSPGFGRARSVARAIGLESALRPLGLDVRELDRPVPVTLPLPQGSRSAHTGKGGTRFHVARAVHECDFILSLPRVKAHSQMLLTFAVKNCFGCVSGLHKAVAHAREGRDPAYFADCLAALWAVLPPVAALADGGVAMHVTGPSGGKPFVLHLMGASASAVALDEALYAVFGLAPEAVPLGAALVRRKAQGSAASGTEVTFPLLRPENFDARGFELPRELSHTSFHPARFVQSCLRRIIAAVKK; this is encoded by the coding sequence ATGGAAAAACCGTCAGTTTCAGCCCATGCCGTGCCCGTGGCTCTTGCCCGTTGCGAAGGTTACGACCGCCGCTCCCTTGATCAACTGGTGGGGGAAGTGCTGGACGCCGCCCGCATTGCGCAATCCTGCTCCCTCAAGGTGGGAACCAAGGTGCTTGTGAAGCCCAACCTGCTCATGGGCAAGTCGCTGGCGTGTACCTCGCCGGGGGTGGTGGCCGCCGCCTGCCGCTGGTTGCGCGACCACGGTGCGCAGATGGCCGTGGCGGATTCGCCGGGGTTTGGCCGTGCGAGGTCGGTGGCGCGCGCCATCGGGCTTGAGAGCGCCCTGCGCCCTCTGGGCCTTGACGTGCGCGAACTTGACAGACCCGTGCCCGTAACGCTGCCACTACCGCAAGGATCCCGGTCAGCGCATACCGGCAAGGGGGGGACGCGCTTTCATGTGGCGCGCGCCGTGCATGAGTGTGATTTCATTCTTTCCCTGCCGCGCGTCAAGGCGCATAGCCAGATGCTGCTCACCTTTGCGGTCAAGAACTGTTTTGGCTGCGTGAGCGGGCTGCACAAGGCTGTGGCCCATGCCCGCGAGGGGCGCGACCCTGCATATTTTGCGGACTGCCTGGCCGCCCTGTGGGCCGTTTTGCCGCCAGTGGCGGCTCTGGCTGACGGCGGCGTGGCCATGCACGTCACCGGGCCGTCCGGGGGCAAGCCTTTTGTGCTGCATTTGATGGGGGCCAGCGCCTCGGCCGTGGCCCTGGACGAAGCCCTGTACGCGGTTTTCGGGCTTGCGCCCGAGGCCGTGCCTCTTGGGGCCGCCCTGGTGCGCCGCAAGGCGCAGGGCAGCGCCGCGTCTGGCACGGAAGTGACCTTTCCCCTGTTGCGGCCCGAAAATTTTGACGCGCGCGGTTTTGAGCTGCCTAGGGAACTTTCCCACACGTCCTTTCATCCCGCACGTTTTGTGCAGAGTTGTCTACGCCGCATCATCGCAGCCGTTAAAAAATAA
- the thiE gene encoding thiamine phosphate synthase, producing MPRILPGETDIYAITDSRLSLGRPLEEVASALLGAGVRILQYREKCFKGGEMLEECRLLRRLTKEAGACFIVNDHIDIAMLVKADGVHVGQEDLPVPEVRSLVGPDVIIGLSTHEPEQALAARGLGADYLGVGPIFATQTKEDVVAPVGFDYLDWVAANIDLSFVAIGGIKTHNIGDVARHGARCCCLVSELVGAPDIAASVRAVREAMAEGLRG from the coding sequence ATGCCCAGAATACTTCCCGGTGAAACGGATATATACGCCATCACGGATTCGCGTCTTTCCCTTGGCCGCCCGCTTGAAGAAGTGGCCTCAGCCCTGTTGGGGGCAGGCGTGCGCATTTTGCAGTACCGCGAAAAGTGCTTCAAGGGCGGTGAAATGCTTGAAGAATGCCGCCTGTTGCGCCGCCTGACCAAGGAGGCCGGAGCCTGCTTTATCGTCAATGACCACATCGACATAGCCATGCTGGTCAAGGCTGACGGCGTGCACGTGGGGCAGGAGGATCTGCCTGTGCCCGAAGTGCGCAGTCTGGTGGGGCCGGACGTGATCATCGGCCTTTCCACGCATGAGCCGGAGCAGGCGCTGGCTGCCAGGGGCCTTGGGGCAGATTATCTGGGAGTGGGGCCCATTTTCGCCACGCAGACCAAGGAAGACGTGGTGGCCCCCGTGGGCTTTGACTATCTGGACTGGGTTGCCGCCAACATCGATCTGTCCTTTGTGGCCATTGGGGGCATCAAGACCCACAATATCGGCGATGTGGCGCGCCACGGCGCGCGTTGCTGCTGCCTTGTGTCCGAACTGGTGGGCGCGCCGGATATCGCCGCCAGCGTAAGGGCCGTGCGTGAAGCCATGGCCGAGGGCTTGCGCGGCTAG
- a CDS encoding LysR family transcriptional regulator, with protein sequence MELADLRTLVSVMEAGSITAAAKELNRVPSGVTTRILQLEEELGVQLFLREKKRLYPTDKAHTLYGYARKILAMMDEAEDRVRGMVPGGKFRIGALESAAAVRLPEVLARLHAGYPQIALELVIGTSRSLYEDMLENRLDAAFVVDMPEDDRLERMDAFAEELVVIAPEGHSPICCPDDIGRKTVLAFQGGCAYRNRLVNWFRAFGREPERIAELASYHAIVGGVIAGMGVGAVPESVLHLCRTEGILSVHPLKHPLCTATTELVWRRGMLSANMTALRQSLHRQDA encoded by the coding sequence ATGGAACTGGCAGACCTGCGAACCCTTGTCAGCGTTATGGAAGCGGGCAGCATCACCGCCGCGGCCAAGGAGCTGAACCGTGTGCCCTCGGGCGTGACCACGCGCATTCTCCAGCTGGAGGAAGAGCTGGGGGTGCAGCTTTTTTTGCGGGAAAAAAAGCGCCTCTACCCCACGGACAAGGCGCACACCCTCTACGGCTACGCCCGCAAGATACTGGCCATGATGGATGAGGCGGAAGACCGCGTCAGGGGCATGGTCCCCGGCGGCAAATTCCGTATCGGCGCGCTGGAAAGCGCGGCGGCTGTACGCCTGCCTGAAGTGCTGGCGCGGCTGCACGCGGGCTACCCGCAAATCGCGCTGGAACTGGTCATCGGCACCAGCCGCTCGCTGTATGAAGACATGCTGGAAAACAGGCTGGACGCGGCCTTTGTGGTGGACATGCCCGAGGACGACAGGCTGGAGCGCATGGACGCCTTTGCCGAGGAACTGGTGGTCATCGCGCCCGAAGGCCACTCCCCCATTTGCTGCCCCGACGACATCGGCCGCAAGACAGTGCTGGCCTTTCAGGGCGGCTGCGCCTACCGCAACCGCCTGGTCAACTGGTTTCGGGCCTTTGGCCGCGAGCCGGAACGCATAGCGGAACTGGCCTCCTACCACGCCATTGTGGGCGGCGTCATTGCCGGCATGGGCGTGGGCGCTGTGCCGGAATCAGTGCTGCACCTCTGCCGGACCGAGGGCATTCTTTCCGTGCATCCGCTCAAACACCCCCTGTGCACGGCCACCACGGAACTGGTCTGGCGCAGGGGCATGCTTTCCGCCAATATGACGGCCCTGCGGCAGAGCCTGCACAGGCAGGATGCCTGA
- a CDS encoding CidA/LrgA family protein yields MKETWKFLWQMAILAGLFWGSDWLVRTVGLPVPGNVFGIVVLFFLLLTGVIKEQQISTAANFLLKHMVFFFVPVAVGLMQWGGVFYEYGWILLIAIVISAILPLLTVGLLGRALRRRASKREGATCNPTQA; encoded by the coding sequence ATGAAAGAGACGTGGAAGTTTTTATGGCAGATGGCCATCCTGGCGGGCCTGTTCTGGGGTTCGGACTGGCTGGTGCGCACCGTGGGCCTGCCGGTGCCGGGCAATGTTTTTGGCATTGTGGTGCTTTTTTTTCTTTTGCTCACAGGCGTCATCAAGGAGCAACAGATCAGCACGGCGGCCAATTTTTTGCTCAAGCACATGGTGTTTTTCTTTGTGCCCGTGGCCGTGGGTCTCATGCAGTGGGGCGGCGTTTTTTATGAATATGGCTGGATATTGTTGATCGCCATTGTCATCAGCGCCATTTTGCCCTTGCTGACCGTGGGGCTGCTGGGCAGGGCATTGCGCCGCAGGGCAAGCAAGAGGGAGGGCGCGACATGCAATCCTACGCAAGCATAA
- a CDS encoding LrgB family protein — protein sequence MQSYASISTVLCILGTLLAYMAVRTLYLRYKHPLLNIVALGAAAVITVLVVFDIPYAVYEPSAKIMTAFIGPATVALALPLYRYRHVLLRYALAIMGSVCAGTFVAMFSAGLLAKVGGLPQEVVISILPKSSSIPFAIEVAGMYGGIPSLTAAFVVATGTLGSLIGGWTLNLARVADPFARGLALGTVSHAQGTAAALQEGEEAGAMGGLALILAGIFTAALVPVAVSLLMRVPVLG from the coding sequence ATGCAATCCTACGCAAGCATAAGCACGGTGCTGTGCATACTTGGCACCTTGCTGGCCTATATGGCGGTGCGCACGCTGTACCTGCGTTACAAGCATCCCCTGCTGAATATCGTGGCTCTTGGAGCCGCCGCCGTGATAACTGTGCTGGTGGTTTTTGATATTCCCTACGCTGTTTACGAACCCTCGGCAAAAATCATGACAGCGTTCATCGGCCCGGCCACGGTTGCGCTGGCCCTGCCCCTGTACCGTTACCGCCACGTGCTCTTGCGCTACGCGCTTGCCATCATGGGCAGCGTGTGCGCGGGAACCTTTGTGGCCATGTTTTCGGCGGGTTTGCTGGCAAAGGTCGGCGGACTGCCGCAGGAAGTGGTCATATCCATTCTTCCCAAGAGCTCGTCCATTCCTTTTGCCATTGAGGTGGCGGGCATGTACGGCGGCATACCGTCGCTGACGGCGGCCTTTGTGGTGGCCACGGGCACGCTTGGTTCCCTTATCGGCGGGTGGACTTTGAATCTGGCGCGCGTGGCCGATCCCTTTGCCAGAGGGCTGGCCCTCGGCACGGTGTCCCATGCTCAGGGCACGGCGGCGGCCCTGCAGGAAGGGGAAGAAGCGGGGGCCATGGGCGGGCTGGCGCTCATACTTGCGGGTATTTTTACCGCAGCCCTGGTTCCTGTTGCGGTTTCGCTGCTGATGCGCGTTCCGGTTTTGGGTTAG